The genomic segment ATGATTCAGAGTTCATTGATGCTTTGCCTGTAGCAGATTTATCTGTAATAAAAATTGTCAATGTATCAAATCCGAATTATGGTGAATTTATAAAATGGACTGTAATAGTTTCAAATAATGGTCCTAATAATGCAAGTGGGGTCATTGTTAGAGATACAATGCCAAAAGGCATAACTTTAATTAAAGCCAGTGATTTTATTTATTCTGATGGAACTTGGTATGTTGGTGATTTGGTTGTAGGTGAAGTTAGGGAATTGGATATGATTTGTAAAGTTTCAGCCACTGGAACTTTCACAAACTTTGCAAGCGTTCAAGGTAACGAATTTGATCCTGATGTAGACAATAATAATGCTAATGAGTCAATTTTTGTTAATCCTGCTTGTGATTTGATAATAACAAAAACAGCCTCTAAATACTATTATAAATTAGGGGATATTATTACATATTCAATTAAATTAACCAACAATGGTCCGGATGATGCTAGAAAAATTGAAGTTAATGATGTTCATGATGATTCTTTAGTTTTGAAATCTTTTAAAGCTTCAAAAGGAAGTTTCAATAAATTAACTCAAACTTGGTCAATTAATAAATTGGCTGCTGGTGAATCTGCTGAATTATTGGTTGATGCTATAGCAACAGGTAAAGGAATTGTTAAAAATATTGTTTCAGCAACTAGTGAGACATTTGATTATAATTTGGACAATAATGAAGATGTTGAAATAGTTAACGTCACTGAAAATGATGAAATTCCTAAAAAACCTGTTAATAAAACTCCTAACACTACTAATAATGATGAAATTGTTAAAAATAGTGAAATCAGTGTAAATAACTTTAGTTTACTTGAAAGTAATGTGGCTGGAAATCCATTTGTATTTTTAGTACTTTCAATAGTGTTTTTACTTATGATTGTAGGTAACAATTTCTCAAAGAAAAGGTAATTTAAAGTAGCTTTAATGCTACTATTTTTTATTTTTTTCAAACGATTTTTCAAAATTTTGCAACTATTAAAATTATTAATTTTCCCTATAATTATTTTATAACTTGCTCTATAAAATAGCCAAATACTGCTTCATTTTTCTAATTAAAACAATACATTTATATAAAACTTCTGACAAATATTTGTTTAGATATTGATGTATTGATGATTTTTTTTAAAAAATCGCATATATCTTCAATATTTTTAATTAATCAAACGAGGTGTAATTGTGTCTGAAGAAGAAATGATTGAAGAAACTTCCGAAGAATATATTGAAGAAGATGATGAAAAATTACCTTTCGCTAAAGCTGAAGTTGTTCGTTTAATGAAAGAAAATTTGGATGACGACAAAATGATTAGGGAAAGAGTAAAAGTTGAAATGAACAAGTTCTTAGGCGATGTTTTAAAAAATGTATGTAAACAATTAAATGATTACCCATATACTACAATTGAATACGAAATGCTTAAGGAATCTACTTACCCTTACACTAATATCGAAAGGATTAATCAAGAAAAAGAAAGAATTTTATTACATTTAGAAGCTATCAAAGCAGATTGTAATGCATTAGCTATGGATGTTCAAAAAACTTTAAAATTAAAAGATGTTGTAGAAGAAGATTCATTTACTGATTTCTCAGCAAATGAAGATGAAGAACTTGAAGAAGAATAATCTTCTTCTTATTTATCTTCGATATGGCTAAAACCTGTTTTTAAATTATGCAATTCCTCTTCGGGAATTTCTAAAACTTTCACATTTTCACTTACGATATTGCTCTGTCCGAATGGATCTAGAATAATTAATGTTGCAGTTCCGTTTCCTTTTTTTAACTCCTGAATATGAGTCAAAGTATTCTTTGCATTGTTTTGTGATTCTTCATCATCAAATAAATTCAATGCCTTTTTAACTGCACTTTCAAAACGTGTCAGCATTCCTTCAATATTTGTTACATATCCTTCTGATTTTGGCCCAGGTTCTACTTTAACGCCAACTTCAGGTATGGAAACTGTTGCAGATTGTGATCTTACAACTCTGGTTGATAATGTGTTTTTATTTATTTCAATAACATATTTTGCAGGGTCATTTTGCTCTAAAGCTATGATGTCACTATGTTTAAATCCGCAGGATGGGCATTGTATTGTTGTTTCTAAAACTTTGCCAAAATGAGGTATTTCAATCTCTTTCATAATTGATTTGGCGACTCCTTCAATACCGCATGCAGGACATTTAATAATCATTTCATTAAGTTCTTCTTCATTCATTTAAAACATATCCTTTTGATTCTAATTTTTTTATAATTTTTTCTATTTTTTCCGGATTTGAAGCACAAATTACTGTATTTCTATAATCTGACAAATCATATAATTTACTTAAATATTCCTTTTTATCTTTATTTTCATTGATATTTTTGATAAATCTCATTGAAGATTTTGCATCTGAAATATTTATGTTTCTAACAAGAGGCTCTTTAAATCCAGTAATGTTGTAGGTAATCTTTTCAATGGAGCCGTTGTTTTCATTGATAATGATATTTATAACATCTTCCAGTTCATCAACACTATTGGTTAATTTTATTGTGGTGCATGCTTTATTTATCACTGATAGGATGCTGTCCATAGATTTTTCAATTGTTTCAGTATTGATAACAACAACATCGTTTTTTTCTGCCTGTTCTAATAGGTGGTCATGAATAATTCTGTTTTCTTTGAAGTAATCTAATTGTTTTCCACCACGATGAATTTGAACTGCTCTTTTAACGAATCTCTCTTTGTGGGAGTCTTCATCAGAACTCAATACAAAGAAGTATATGTTCGCAAATTCCTTAAATTGTTCAATATCTATTAATCCAGGTACTAAATGCACTCCTTCAATAACAATATCATCATAATCGGTAATAGCTCTTTGTATTATTTTTTCAAGTGCTGGAATCACATATGATGCATGTTCATCAAATCCTGCAGATACTAAATCCTCATAATTTTCAAAGCGGGCTTTATTTCTTAGATTCTTATATGCATCATAAGATGAGCTGTGAAGTGCAGGAGCATATTCTTTTCCTATAATTCCACGAACAACAGCTCTAATGAAATCGCTTTCGATTAAATGCTTGATATTTAATTGTTTGGCCAATTCAGCAGCTATTGTTGATTTTCCAATTCCTGATGCACTTCCAATTAAAATAACATAAGGTTTTCTCATCCAACTTTCTCCTTAATTTTTTTTAGTAATACTATATTTATTAATTATTCTTCTTAAAACATTTACATTTATTAATATGAAAAATTATATTTAATAATATAATATTATTTTTATGATTTTTTCAAAAATAGTAGGATAATAAATTACAGGGATAATTATAAATTATAAGTTATAGGGGTGAAATTGTTGTATTCAGTAAAATCAGTTAAAGAAATTCAAGATTTAAATCCATTCGTTGTTGTTGGTTGTGGGGGTGGAGGAGAGAAATTCTCCAATCTCGAAGGAGTAAACGCAATTGGATTCATTGATGATAATGTTAAAAAGCAAGGAAAAGAATTTTGCGGGCATATTGTTTCAGGAAGTCTTGATGAATGTTTAAAACAAGCGCCTGATGCAAAATCTCTTGTGATAATGTTGCCAATTGGTGCTGAAGGTTCAGCTTTAAAATATGCTGTTCAAGCTATCGATGCGGGATTGAATGTAATAACTTCATTTAGATCTTTATCAGTAAGTGATAATGCATCTTTAAAGAAATTTGCTGATTCAAAAAATGTTGTTATAAAGGAAATCGGTCCTAGATTGGATGTTGTTGAAAAGATAGCTGGCATTGCTCCTGAAAAATCTTGTGAAGTTTTACCAAAAATTTCCTATACTCCTAAGGCTCCAGTTATTTTTGTTGGAGGAACCTCTCAAGAGTGTGGAAAAAGAACCACCACTAAACAATTAGGCATATCTTGTATTGAAAGAAATTTAAATCCTGCAATAATTTCAACTGATGAAATGGGATTGGAAGAACCGACTGATTTTAATTTTAGAGCTGGAAGTTTATCTGCAATGGATGTTCCAGCAGCTGTATTATCTGCAATTAAATATGTTGAAGAACATAAAAACCCTGATATTATTTTTATCGAAGGACAATCCAGCTTAACTGAAGATGGAAATCCTCATCCAAGAGGATTGTCAGCAGCAATATTGATTGGATGTGCTCCTGATGCAGTCATTGTGGGTCATAGACCAAATCACCCTTATAGGGAACCTAAAGGCATTGAAGAAGAAATAAGGGCTATTGAAGCTGTTGAACCAACAAAAGTTGTTGGATTATCAATCAATCTTAAAAATGCTGATGAAGGTATGACACTTGATTCATTTGAATCTGAATATGGATTACCTGCTGAAGATGTTTATAATAATGGGGCTTCTAAACTATTAGATGCTATTTTTGAATACTTAGAGGAGTAGTTAAAATGGGGTTTACAGACAATTTAAAAAGAAGTTTGGGATTTGAAGAAACAGAATCATCTGAAAAAAAAGAACAAGAAGGTACTAGCCTCACTGATGTATTTCGCGAATTTGGTGCAACAATAAAATCTGAGGTTACTAATTTTCAAGGTACCTCAAACAATCATCCTCAGGATGAGGTTCATGTACAAGATCATGACTCTAATGTAAACCATAATCCTCATCAAAGTTATAATCCTAATAGGAATTATAATCCTAACCCTAATCCAAGTTATAATTCTTATCAAGATGTGATGCCTCAATCCGCACCTGTATATGATGACTTTGATTATGTAATCACTCCTGAACAATCATTTTATGAGATTGCTCTTATCAGGCCAAAATCAATTGATGATGTTAACTATGTTGTAGATCAGGTTGTTGAAGAAAAAAATCCTGTGATTTTAGATTTGTCTTTCTTGGAAAAAGAAAGTCCTGCTAATTTTAGGCTTGCGGGGGATAAAATTAAAAAAATGAGGCAAAGATATGGTGCTCAAGCATTATTGCTTGCACGTTCTGAAAATAAAAATTTAATCATTATTTCTCCTAAAAAAGTTAAATTGGTTAATAAAAATTAAGTAGATTAATTTCTACTTAAAAATTTCATATATCTTATTAATACATATAATACAATAGCAGTAGCTATGACTGTTTCTATACTTAAAACACTATTTAAGATGATATTTGAACCTATTTTTGATATGACTCCTTTTGTTGCAAGTCCGCTGATAACGAATGGGAAAGTAAATGCGGCAAAGCTTGGATAAAATTCCAGATTTCTATATTCTATTAATTTTGTTAGTGCAAAAATATAAAATATGCATGCAAATATGTACATTATCATTAAAAATTCAATAGATATGTCATTATATGAATTTAAGTAACCTACAATCAATATGCTTAAAACTGCTGTAAAAATGCAAATTAATGGCTTATTGGCATTTGGAATATCTTTATAATTTATATATCTGTATATTACAAGAGGGAATGTGAAAATCATTCCTATAAATCCAACCAAAAAGAAAATAAACCCTATTTCATCAAGATTGTGGGCATGTGCAGT from the uncultured Methanobrevibacter sp. genome contains:
- a CDS encoding cell division protein SepF, with the protein product MGFTDNLKRSLGFEETESSEKKEQEGTSLTDVFREFGATIKSEVTNFQGTSNNHPQDEVHVQDHDSNVNHNPHQSYNPNRNYNPNPNPSYNSYQDVMPQSAPVYDDFDYVITPEQSFYEIALIRPKSIDDVNYVVDQVVEEKNPVILDLSFLEKESPANFRLAGDKIKKMRQRYGAQALLLARSENKNLIIISPKKVKLVNKN
- a CDS encoding 3H domain-containing protein; its protein translation is MRKPYVILIGSASGIGKSTIAAELAKQLNIKHLIESDFIRAVVRGIIGKEYAPALHSSSYDAYKNLRNKARFENYEDLVSAGFDEHASYVIPALEKIIQRAITDYDDIVIEGVHLVPGLIDIEQFKEFANIYFFVLSSDEDSHKERFVKRAVQIHRGGKQLDYFKENRIIHDHLLEQAEKNDVVVINTETIEKSMDSILSVINKACTTIKLTNSVDELEDVINIIINENNGSIEKITYNITGFKEPLVRNINISDAKSSMRFIKNINENKDKKEYLSKLYDLSDYRNTVICASNPEKIEKIIKKLESKGYVLNE
- a CDS encoding DUF1611 domain-containing protein, translated to MYSVKSVKEIQDLNPFVVVGCGGGGEKFSNLEGVNAIGFIDDNVKKQGKEFCGHIVSGSLDECLKQAPDAKSLVIMLPIGAEGSALKYAVQAIDAGLNVITSFRSLSVSDNASLKKFADSKNVVIKEIGPRLDVVEKIAGIAPEKSCEVLPKISYTPKAPVIFVGGTSQECGKRTTTKQLGISCIERNLNPAIISTDEMGLEEPTDFNFRAGSLSAMDVPAAVLSAIKYVEEHKNPDIIFIEGQSSLTEDGNPHPRGLSAAILIGCAPDAVIVGHRPNHPYREPKGIEEEIRAIEAVEPTKVVGLSINLKNADEGMTLDSFESEYGLPAEDVYNNGASKLLDAIFEYLEE
- a CDS encoding ZPR1 zinc finger domain-containing protein — its product is MNEEELNEMIIKCPACGIEGVAKSIMKEIEIPHFGKVLETTIQCPSCGFKHSDIIALEQNDPAKYVIEINKNTLSTRVVRSQSATVSIPEVGVKVEPGPKSEGYVTNIEGMLTRFESAVKKALNLFDDEESQNNAKNTLTHIQELKKGNGTATLIILDPFGQSNIVSENVKVLEIPEEELHNLKTGFSHIEDK
- a CDS encoding TDT family transporter — its product is MIEKIPIPICGLILAFLSLGNLLNDTHPLLKVACGIIGIVLLILILSKLVLYPKKIKEDFKNPIIASNSGTFSMSLMILSTYISPFMPSIAYGIWILGVALHILLIVYFTHHFIIRNFNISTVYPSYWIVFVGITMGAITAHAHNLDEIGFIFFLVGFIGMIFTFPLVIYRYINYKDIPNANKPLICIFTAVLSILIVGYLNSYNDISIEFLMIMYIFACIFYIFALTKLIEYRNLEFYPSFAAFTFPFVISGLATKGVISKIGSNIILNSVLSIETVIATAIVLYVLIRYMKFLSRN